Proteins encoded by one window of Pseudorca crassidens isolate mPseCra1 chromosome 3, mPseCra1.hap1, whole genome shotgun sequence:
- the SMIM3 gene encoding small integral membrane protein 3: MDAISQVPMEVVLPKHILDIWVIVLIILATIVIMTSLLLCPATAVIIYRMRTHPVLNGAV; encoded by the coding sequence ATGGATGCCATCAGCCAGGTCCCCATGGAAGTCGTGCTCCCCAAGCACATCCTGGACATCTGGGTCATTGTCCTCATCATCCTGGCCACCATTGTCATCATGACCTCCTTGTTGCTGTGCCCGGCCACTGCGGTCATCATCTATCGCATGCGGACTCATCCTGTCCTCAATGGGGCCGTCTGA